The proteins below come from a single Vanessa cardui chromosome 7, ilVanCard2.1, whole genome shotgun sequence genomic window:
- the LOC124530974 gene encoding cuticle protein 19.8-like, whose translation MAAKLVVVLALVAVARCSVVPVARADADYTSFAYDVADPYTGDFKSQVETRVGGNVQGQYSLLESDGTKRTVDYAADDVNGFNAVVRKDPAVVATPVVAAAPAVAAVAPAVVAARSFAAPALYAARAYASPAVYSAGVHGVVAAPTVYSAGHSIVSPLSYSALHYFLVLTTMAKFFALLLALVAVAHSSVVPVVKVDEDSSSFAYDVADPNTGDYKSQVETRSGGVVRGQYSLIDPDGTKRTVDYTADDVNGFNAVVRKDPVVTSVVAATPVVRTVAAPAVVSSAPSVVAARTYAAPALYTASSPVVARSFVAPGVYATSSPTVFSARTYAAPSVYTAVPSAYTPQVYARYSSPYYSTYVYPTSSFNYF comes from the exons ATGGCAGCTAAG TTGGTTGTAGTACTCGCCCTGGTGGCCGTGGCCCGCTGCTCAGTGGTGCCAGTAGCGCGAGCAGACGCCGACTACACGAGCTTTGCTTACGACGTGGCCGATCCCTACACCGGCGACTTCAAGAGCCAGGTCGAGACCCGCGTCGGCGGCAACGTCCAAGGACAGTACTCGCTCCTCGAGTCCGACGGCACCAAGCGTACTGTAGACTACGCCGCTGATGACGTGAACGGTTTCAACGCCGTCGTACGCAAAGATCCCGCTGTTGTTGCCACACCCGTGGTTGCTGCTGCTCCCGCTGTAGCTGCAGTTGCTCCTGCTGTTGTTGCCGCTCGCTCTTTCGCCGCCCCTGCCCTGTACGCTGCCCGCGCTTACGCGTCTCCTGCTGTCTACTCCGCTGGTGTGCACGGTGTGGTCGCCGCCCCCACTGTTTACTCCGCTGGACACTCGATCGTCTCTCCCCTTTCTTACTCTGCTCTTCACTACTTC CTAGTCTTGACAACAATGGCCAAA TTCTTCGCATTACTCCTCGCCCTGGTCGCTGTGGCTCACAGCTCAGTCGTACCAGTGGTCAAAGTGGACGAAGACTCTTCCAGCTTCGCGTACGATGTAGCTGATCCCAACACCGGTGACTACAAAAGCCAAGTCGAGACACGTAGCGGCGGAGTTGTTAGAGGACAATACTCGCTGATCGACCCCGATGGCACCAAGCGCACCGTCGACTACACTgctgacgatgtgaacggtttCAACGCAGTCGTCCGAAAAGACCCCGTCGTTACTTCCGTAGTCGCTGCTACTCCTGTTGTGCGCACTGTTGCCGCTCCAGCTGTTGTCTCCTCCGCTCCCTCTGTTGTTGCTGCTCGCACTTATGCCGCACCTGCCTTGTACACCGCTTCATCTCCAGTCGTAGCGAGATCTTTTGTCGCACCTGGAGTGTATGCGACTTCTTCTCCAACTGTGTTCTCTGCTCGTACTTACGCTGCTCCCTCGGTCTACACGGCAGTCCCTTCAGCGTACACTCCTCAAGTGTATGCCCGGTATTCCTCACCATATTACTCAACTTATGTATACCCTACTTCTTCTTTCAActacttttaa
- the LOC124530973 gene encoding larval/pupal rigid cuticle protein 66-like has translation MFSKVAIFALLVAVAHSSAVHGGNYNSFSYGVSDPHTGDVKSQHETRVGDNVVGQYSLLESDGTRRTVDYAADAHSGFNAVVRKDPAVIAHAAPVYSAAAVYAAPIAHAARAVYSAPVATSYAAVSSPVAYAARVAPVAYGSYASPLAYNAYAAAPLAHGYAYGAPLAHGYAYGAPLAHGYSYGAHGLGYAGRLY, from the exons ATGTTCTCCAAG gTAGCAATCTTCGCTCTGCTTGTCGCAGTAGCCCACAGCAGCGCCGTCCACGGTGGCAACTACAACAGCTTCTCCTATGGAGTTTCCGACCCTCACACCGGTGATGTGAAGAGCCAGCACGAGACCCGCGTCGGCGACAACGTGGTCGGCCAGTACTCTCTCCTGGAGTCCGACGGCACTCGCCGCACCGTCGACTACGCCGCCGACGCGCACTCCGGCTTCAACGCCGTCGTCCGCAAGGACCCGGCCGTCATCGCCCATGCCGCTCCCGTCTACTCCGCTGCCGCCGTCTACGCCGCTCCCATCGCCCACGCCGCTCGCGCTGTCTACTCCGCTCCCGTCGCCACCTCCTACGCTGCGGTCTCCTCTCCCGTGGCGTACGCTGCCCGCGTCGCTCCCGTAGCCTACGGCTCCTACGCCTCTCCCCTCGCCTACAACGCGTACGCCGCCGCTCCTCTTGCTCACGGCTACGCCTACGGTGCTCCCCTTGCCCACGGTTACGCCTACGGTGCTCCTCTTGCCCACGGTTACAGCTACGGTGCCCACGGTCTCGGTTACGCCGGACGTCTCTACTAG
- the LOC124531005 gene encoding larval/pupal rigid cuticle protein 66-like — MASKFVVLALLVAAAQGSAVHGGDYTSFSYGVSDPHTGDVKSQHETRVGDNVVGQYSLLESDGTRRTVDYAADAHSGFNAVVRKDPAVIAHAAPVYSAAAVYAAPIAHAARAVYSAPVATSYAAVSSPVAYAARVAPVAYGSYASPLAYNAYAAAPLAHGYAYGAHGAVAAPLAHGYSYGAHGLGYAGRLY, encoded by the exons ATGGCTTCAAAG tTCGTCGTTCTCGCTCTCTTGGTAGCGGCTGCTCAAGGCAGTGCCGTCCACGGTGGTGACTACACCAGCTTCTCCTATGGAGTTTCCGACCCTCACACCGGTGATGTGAAGAGCCAGCACGAGACCCGCGTCGGCGACAACGTGGTCGGCCAGTACTCTCTCCTGGAGTCCGACGGCACCCGCCGCACCGTCGACTACGCCGCCGACGCGCACTCCGGCTTCAACGCCGTCGTCCGCAAGGACCCGGCCGTCATCGCCCACGCCGCTCCCGTCTACTCCGCTGCCGCCGTCTACGCCGCTCCCATCGCACACGCCGCTCGCGCCGTCTACTCCGCTCCCGTCGCCACCTCCTACGCTGCGGTCTCCTCTCCCGTGGCGTACGCTGCCCGCGTCGCTCCCGTAGCCTACGGCTCCTACGCCTCTCCCCTCGCCTACAACGCGTACGCCGCCGCTCCTCTTGCCCACGGTTACGCCTACGGCGCTCACGGAGCTGTCGCTGCTCCCCTTGCCCACGGCTACAGCTACGGTGCCCACGGTCTCGGTTACGCCGGTCGTctctactaa
- the LOC124531000 gene encoding larval cuticle protein A2B-like — MAKFIAVLLALVAVAHSSVVPVVKVDEDSSSFAYDVADPNTGDYKSQVETRSGGVVRGQYSLIDPDGTKRTVDYTADDVNGFNAVVRKDPVVTSVVAATPVVRTVAAPAVVSSAPSVVAARTYAAPALYTASSPVVARSFVAPGVYATSSPTVFSARTYAAPSVYTAVPSAYTPQVYARYASPYYPTYGYPTTSFNYL; from the exons ATGGCAAAg ttcatCGCAGTACTCCTCGCCCTGGTCGCTGTGGCTCACAGCTCAGTCGTACCAGTGGTCAAAGTGGACGAAGACTCTTCCAGCTTCGCGTACGATGTAGCTGATCCCAACACCGGTGACTACAAAAGCCAAGTCGAGACTCGTAGTGGAGGAGTTGTTAGAGGACAATACTCGCTGATCGACCCCGACGGCACCAAGCGCACCGTCGACTACACTgctgacgatgtgaacggtttCAACGCAGTCGTCCGAAAAGACCCCGTCGTTACTTCCGTAGTCGCTGCTACTCCTGTTGTGCGCACTGTGGCCGCTCCAGCTGTTGTCTCCTCCGCTCCATCTGTTGTTGCTGCTCGCACTTATGCCGCACCTGCTTTGTACACCGCTTCATCTCCAGTCGTAGCGAGATCTTTTGTCGCCCCTGGAGTGTATGCGACTTCATCTCCAACGGTGTTCTCTGCTCGTACTTACGCTGCTCCCTCAGTCTACACGGCAGTCCCTTCAGCGTACACTCCTCAAGTGTATGCCCGTTATGCCTCACCATATTACCCAACTTATGGATACCCCACTACATCTTTCAACTacttgtaa
- the LOC124531419 gene encoding cuticle protein-like — translation MVKFIVVLATLVAVASSSVLPVVKVDGDSSSFSYDVADPNTGDYKSQVETRVGGLVKGQYSLVDPDGTKRTVDYTADDVNGFNAVVRKDPLVATSVVATAPVVSQTVAAPAVVASSPAVVDARTVYAASSPVVASHTFNAPAFYTTSPVYSRAYTPTVYTSVPSVYAPGLYARYSTPYYSSYVPTATVW, via the exons ATGGTCaag TTCATCGTAGTTCTCGCCACTCTAGTCGCTGTAGCCAGCAGCTCAGTGTTACCAGTGGTCAAAGTAGACGGTGACTCATCCAGCTTCTCTTATGACGTAGCCGACCCGAACACAGGAGACTACAAGAGCCAAGTGGAAACTCGCGTTGGAGGCCTTGTCAAGGGTCAATACTCACTGGTGGATCCCGATGGCACCAAGCGTACTGTTGATTACACCGCTGATGACGTGAATGGATTCAACGCGGTTGTGCGTAAAGACCCCCTCGTCGCTACATCCGTTGTTGCTACCGCTCCTGTTGTATCACAAACTGTTGCTGCCCCAGCTGTTGTTGCCTCAAGTCCCGCTGTTGTTGATGCACGCACAGTTTACGCGGCCTCTTCGCCTGTGGTAGCCAGCCATACTTTTAATGCACCTGCGTTCTACACAACCTCTCCAGTATACAGTCGTGCTTACACCCCTACAGTGTACACATCTGTGCCTTCAGTATACGCCCCAGGTTTATACGCCCGTTACTCTACTCCGTACTACTCAAGCTACGTCCCCACTGCTACAGTCtggtaa
- the LOC124530998 gene encoding cuticle protein 19.8-like encodes MAAKLVVVLALVAVARCSVVPVARADADYTSFAYDVADPYTGDFKSQVETRVGGNVQGQYSLLESDGTKRTVDYTADDVNGFNAVVRKDPAVVATPVVAAAPAVAAVAPAVVAARTIATPAVVSAAPAVVASRTYAAPAVYAAAAPAVVASRTYTPAVYAASAPTVVAARTYAGPSVYAASAPAVVSTHTYSSPTVYAASAPLVATRTYSSPAVYAASAPALIGARTYASPYYAAPYYASYGVHSTPINYW; translated from the exons ATGGCAGCTAAG TTGGTTGTAGTACTCGCCCTGGTGGCCGTGGCCCGCTGCTCAGTGGTGCCAGTAGCGCGAGCAGACGCCGACTACACGAGCTTTGCTTACGACGTGGCCGACCCCTACACCGGCGACTTCAAGAGCCAGGTCGAGACCCGCGTCGGCGGCAACGTCCAAGGACAGTACTCGCTCCTCGAGTCCGACGGCACCAAGCGTACTGTAGACTACACCGCCGATGACGTGAACGGTTTCAACGCTGTCGTACGCAAGGACCCCGCTGTTGTTGCCACACCCGTGGTTGCTGCTGCTCCCGCTGTAGCCGCTGTTGCTCCAGCTGTTGTTGCTGCACGCACCATCGCCACACCTGCCGTTGTCTCCGCCGCTCCTGCTGTTGTTGCGTCTCGCACGTACGCCGCTCCTGCTGTCTACGCTGCCGCTGCCCCAGCGGTTGTAGCTTCTCGTACATACACCCCAGCAGTGTACGCTGCCTCAGCTCCCACAGTCGTGGCTGCCCGTACTTACGCTGGTCCCTCAGTGTACGCCGCCTCAGCGCCCGCTGTAGTGTCTACCCACACTTACTCCTCTCCCACCGTGTACGCCGCCTCTGCTCCTCTTGTAGCCACCCGTACTTACTCCTCGCCCGCTGTCTATGCTGCTTCCGCTCCCGCTCTTATCGGCGCTCGCACTTACGCCTCTCCCTACTACGCGGCTCCCTACTACGCGAGCTATGGCGTACACTCCACCCCCATCAACTACTGGTAA